A window of Lysobacter terrestris contains these coding sequences:
- a CDS encoding YdcF family protein codes for MYWLLSPLSWLLLAGVVLAWALLRRRLLLTLGAGTVVALALVAMTPLAANLLARPLERPFLAANGCSADPASVAVVLGGGISGSPRDAADFSVLNLASRRRVDRAVEWWREGEGRVLVMQGGAPYRSLPALAELMAAYARMQGVPSGALRVETGSGDTRENAAGAAAMTPPLPRRVVLVTSMIHMRRAQEVFRRNGFDVCPLGTDRRRLPSRIPWALIPRTSALANTEVALHEWAGLAYYRLHAERQPTPGTR; via the coding sequence ATGTACTGGTTGTTGTCGCCGCTGTCGTGGCTACTGCTCGCGGGCGTTGTGCTGGCCTGGGCATTGCTGCGGCGTCGACTGCTGCTGACGCTCGGTGCCGGCACCGTCGTCGCGCTGGCGTTGGTGGCGATGACGCCGCTGGCCGCGAACCTGCTGGCCCGCCCGCTGGAGCGGCCGTTCCTGGCCGCCAATGGATGCAGCGCCGATCCCGCGTCGGTGGCCGTCGTCCTGGGCGGCGGAATCTCAGGCAGCCCGCGCGATGCCGCCGATTTTTCCGTGCTCAACCTCGCCAGTCGACGCCGCGTCGATCGCGCCGTGGAATGGTGGCGCGAGGGCGAAGGCCGGGTGCTGGTGATGCAGGGCGGTGCGCCGTACCGGAGCCTGCCGGCGCTGGCCGAACTGATGGCGGCGTACGCACGGATGCAGGGCGTTCCTTCGGGCGCGCTGCGGGTGGAAACCGGTTCCGGCGACACCCGGGAAAACGCGGCCGGCGCGGCGGCAATGACGCCACCCTTGCCGCGACGCGTGGTGCTGGTGACGTCGATGATCCACATGCGGCGCGCGCAGGAAGTCTTCCGGCGCAACGGATTCGACGTGTGCCCGCTCGGTACCGATCGCCGCCGGTTGCCTTCGCGGATTCCGTGGGCATTGATTCCCCGCACCAGCGCGTTGGCCAACACGGAAGTCGCGCTGCACGAATGGGCGGGATTGGCCTACTACCGCCTGCACGCGGAGCGCCAGCCAACGCCTGGCACACGATAA